GCACGCCTGTTTGGAGCTAGAAACGGTGGGGCGCGTGTGTGCTGCCCACAGTCGGAGGGCCAGGCAGCCACCGGGCTTCTGGGAGCCAGGCCTCCCCTGGCTGGGCCCGCCTGGACGCTTGACCTTTCTCACCGGCCGCTCCTCCACTTCCTCTCGCCTGATTGCCTGTCTCTCTCGCCTCCGCAGTTTCCCTGCTTCTCACACCGGGAGCCAGCGCTTTTTCTCAGTTCGCTCCTTGCAACCAGGACAGAAGGGCGACGGCTGAAGTGGGAAGCGCCCGGCGGCCAGCCGCCTTTGCCActccctggaggggtgggagggtgagttGTCCCCTTTCTGTCCTCTCACCCCGCAGCAGCTTTCCATGCTCGCAGGACTCTTTGTCCCATCCGTCTAGGATGGGGCTCTTCTGGGGTGGCCTGGAAGAGGCTCAGAACAGCCTCTCCTGAGTTTGTTTGAAGGAAGTGGGGTGTTTTTCTTGGAGTGACGAAGACTTAGTATGTGATAGCTATCCCCAAATGTCTTCTTTTCCccctaagccttttttttttttttttaccagtaatgtttattttattattatttttttttggccgcaccacgcggcatgtggagtcctagttccccgaccagggatcgaacttgcgccccctgcattggaagcatggagtcctaaccactggactgccagggaagtccccccacaaaccttttaaaaatggtcaaatataACATATAccattttagctattttttttttttttttttttttttgcggtacgcgggcctctcactgttgtggcctctccgattgcggagcacaggctccggacgcgcaggctcagcggccatggctcacgggcccagccgctccgcggcatgtgggatcttcccagaccggggcacgaacccatgtcccctgcatcggcaggcggactctcaacccctgtgccaccagggaagccccattttagctattttttaaaattatttttttttttttgtttttggttgcattgggtctttgttgctgcgcgcgggctttctctagttgtggcaagcgggggctacccttcgttgtggtgtgcagcttctcattgcagtggcttctcgttgtggagcacaggctctaggcacgcgggcttcagtagttgcggcgtgtgggctcagtagttgtggcttgcgagctctagagtgcaggctcagtagttgtggctcacgggcttagttgcttcgcagcatgtgggatcttcccggaccagggcttgaccccgtgtcccctgcattggcaggcggattcttaaccactgcaccaccagggaagcccccacgcTAGCTATTTTTAAGGATACAATTCTGCAGCGTTAAATACATTCATCACGTTGTTGTGCAGCCATCCACCTcatccccagaactttttcatctgcCCCATTTCAGCTGGAACTGTCCCTGTTAAACAACTCCCCACTCTCCttgccaccccacccccagccctggcaccCACTGTCTACTCTGTTCTTCTGAATTTGACTCCCCTGGTAATCTCACGTGAGAGGAATCATCCAATATTTGTTCTTCCGTGACTGGTATGTTTTATTTAGCTAATGTTTTCAAGAGTCATTCGTTGGCCAAATTACATAAGGGTTGTAGCATAGACAGAACTAACCGGACTCGGCTGTTCTGGGAGGCCTACTCGAATTCAGTGACAGGAAGAGCTTTTCAACAGGCCTGTCTTCTCTGACGGCCGTGTGGGCTGTGGCGTGCTCCAGCTCCAGAAGTGGCTAGCTGAGGCTGTTGTAGAAGAGACGCCCGTGCCGGGGGAGGTCAGCCCTGCTCTGGATGGTCTCACAAGCTGCATTTCGCCCTAGGACGCTGGGATTCTGGGAGTGGGTCCCGTGGCTGTCGTGGAGTTTGCTCTGGGCTGCAGCTTTCCCCTGGCCCCTTTGGTGGAAacccttcttcttccttccttcccagagTTGTGGAGTCTTGGAGTCGATGGGAACTGTGGAGGTGCTCCGGTCCCGCCTCCGCCCCAGCCAGTGAGGGAAGCCCTTACACGGCTCCCTGagaccctgccctgcccccatctGCTTGGCACCACCAGGGATGTGCCGCCTCCTGAGAGCCGCCTCCGCTGTTCCTTAGAGGGACGGGTCGCTGCCACCACCACAACCGCTTCTGTCAGCCTCAGTAACTCTGACCTTATTCCCGCTTTGTGGTGAGGGAGCCTTCTTCCTAGCTTGTATCACGGTAACGTCGTTCCCTCCTTGGCTCTCTGTCCTTACGATCGGGCTCTTCCAATCCCAGGGACCGGGCCTCGGTGTTGACTCCGGTCTGGTGAGTGAGCCCTGGGCATGCTGGCTGGAGTGGCCGGCCACGGCCTTCAGCGCGCCCCACCTCAGGCTCTGGAATAGCCCCCGCTCCCCTTGTACTGGGTCTCTCCCCAAACTGAGTCTCTGGATTCTAGCTGCCAAGCGGCCAGACCTGAGTGTTCTCAGGGGAGAGGTAATTTTGCTCCCAGACAAACTTCTCACCCTCTTAATAACtggccttttctctctctagAACATTTGGGACTCCAGTGGGttttttgcttgtgtgtgtgtgtgttttatctttGTCCTAAACATCCACGTGTATCTCAGGCACCCCTTCACTGAATGCTGGGCCACTTGGCGAGAGTGCCGAGCTGTCGGGAGGTGCCTGGCGTTCCCTGCCACACCCCCAGCACCTCCGCCGGGCTCGGCCGAGTGAACTGACTGCTCGAGAGGCCTGATGAGTGGAGGGCAGCGATGAGGAGGAGCAGGGCCTGGGCTGCCCTGTGCTCCGTAACCAGTGGCCTCCAGGCAGCTGTGGGCCTTCTCGTTATGCAGGACGGAGGagggctggaggcagggaggtcTGTCTCACCTTTAATTTAACCCCACTTTCTTTTCTTCGCCCCTCAGTAAGGATCTTTCCCAGATGTGAAGGTCCCTCCCTGGGCACTGCTCTGGTCAGACCAACATCCAGTTGCCTGGGGACCCTGGTTCACTCCAGCACAGGCCCTTGCCTGGAGAGAGCCCggcccctgccctgcctgctTCCCTGGGCAAGGCTGCCAGGTGAGTCTGGGCCAGAGGGAGGGCGTCCCCCTGCGGAAGCTGGAAGGGGCTCTGCCTGCctgttttcctcccctcccccaggccttccTCCACCGTGACTGTTTGGTTAACTCATGGTGTGAGTGGCACGTGGCTGGCTTAGGCGAGTCCTTACAGAGCCCATTACTGTACCCACCTAGTCCTCATCCCCTCGGGCTCTCCGGCTGTGCTGTCTCCAAGGCCCAGTGTCCCCCACGTCTCCACAGGTGTTTGGAGAGTGAACACCCGGTACCCCCTCCCCTGCTCATCCCCTCGACCTCTAGGACACGCCCAGCTCCACAATGGCAGCAGAGACCCTCAACTTTGGGCCTGAGTGGTGAGTCAAGTGTGCTTTGGGTGGCGTAGAGAAGCCGGGAAGGACGGGGCTGCTCAGATTTCTGTCCCTCTCCTTCTCGTGCCCCTTCTGCAGGCTGAGGGCCCTTTCTAGTGGTGGCAGTgtggcctccccacccccatcccccgccaTGCCCAAATACAAGCTGGCCGACTATCGCTACGGGCGAGAGGAGATGCTGGCCCTCTATGTCAAGGAGAGCAAGGTAGGGGTGGGCGGGCGTGGGGTGTGGCCCAGTTGCCCGCTTGGCCTTGGCCGGTGGAGAGGGCCCCGGAGCATGTGATACCTCCTGCCCCCGTTGACAGGTCCCCGATGAGCTGCAAGACAAGGAGTTTGCTGCGGTGCTGCAGGAGGAGCCGCTGCAGCCCCTGGCGCTGGAGCCTCTGACTGAGGAGGAGCAGGTGGGGCCCTGCCGGCGGGTGCCGTGTCTCCACCGTGGAGGGGGCTGGAGTTGGGAAGGCAGGTGGTGGAGTTGCGGTTGTGGATGGGGTGGGAGCGGTCAGGTGCCTGGGTCCTCACTCCCACCCCTGGCTCCCTCCTCAGAGAAACTTCTCCCTGTCAGTGAACAGTGTGGCTGTGCTGAGGCTGATGGGGAAAGGGGCTGGTCCCCCCCTAGGTGGCGCCTCCCGTGGCAGGGGCAGCACGCGGAGCCGAGGTAGAGGGGGGTTATGGCGTGTTCTGGGGCGGGCAGCGGTGGGATTCGCGGTCTTGAGGACTTGGAGGGGTGAGCCGGCAGGTTTCCCACGCGCACCTCATTCCTCCTCCAGGCCGCGGCCGCGGTGACAGTTGCTTTTACCAAAGAAGCATTGAAGAAGGCGATGGGGCCTTTGGCCGAAACCCCCGGGAGATCCAGCGTAGCCAGAGTTGGGATGACAGGTGCAGGCTGGGAGAAGGGGGCACagaggcagagcagagaggggCCCCGGGGTTAGGGCCCAGGGTCTCACGGAGGAAGGCTTGGGTCTTGTCGTCAGAGGGCACCAGGAGACCCACCAGATCAGCCCTAGTCAGAGAGCTCTCTCTGTGCCCTCTGACCCCCTATGACCCTGCCCTTTTCCTTCCGATTCTCTGGGCACGCCCTTGGGCTTCCTTCCAAGCCCCCCCGtccccctgcccccccgccccctcccgcacCTCTCGGGGCAGAATGAACAAGGTGAGCAGAGATCCTGCAGGTTGGGGGCGGAACTGTCCTCTGACCCACACCTGTCCCTCCCGCAGAAGCGAGAGGCGGTTTGAGAAGTCGGCCAGGAGGGATGGAGGTATGGAGAGTGGCGAGGGTGGTGGCCAGGCCCTGAGTTCGTTAAGAGGTGGGGGAGGACTGAAATGGGTGGCCCCGGTTGGGGGATGTTTCCTGGGGGAGGTGGTAGGGGCAGGAGGGCCCGGAGCTGGGCTCCACTTTCCCAGCAAGGTGTATAGTAAGAGTCTTGCAGGGACCGTGGCCGCCGCCCGCTGACTGTGTCTTCCCCTGCTCCCAAGCGCGATCCGGGTTTGATGAGGGAGGGGCTGGCCCGAGGAAGGAGCATGCCCGCTCAGATAGCGAGAACTGGCGTTCTCTCCGGGAGGaacaagaggaagaggaggagggcagCTGGAGACTTGGGGCAGGACCCCGGCGAGATGGCGACCGCTGGCGCTCTGCCAGCCCTGGTGAGATGGGGGCCAGGTGGGCGCCGTCGGGGGTGGCGGGTGGCGAGAACTTCCTGTGAGGGTGGGCACCTAcggccaggcagagggagcagagagTTCTGGAGCGGGGCGGGTGGGAATGCAGTCCCGGAAGTGCCGGTTCCGGGCCGGGGGTCCCAGTGGGCGGCAGAAGAGTGGGGACTCTGGCTTGACTGGGATACCGATTCTCCTTCTCCGACTTTTCCTGCCCAGATGGCGGCCCCCGCTCTGCTGGCTGGCGGGAACATGGGGACCGGCGTCGGAAGTTTGAATTTGATTTGCGAGGGGATCGAGGAGGGTGTGgtgaagaggaggggaggggtggggggggcggctcTCACCTCCGGAGGGGCCGAGGGCCTGACGGCTTTGATGACGACAAGGATGGGCTCCCGGAGTGGTGTCTGGACGATGAGGATGAAGAAATGGGCACCTTCGATGCCTCCGGGGCCTTCTTGCCTGTCAAGGTATCTGCGAGGCGGCGAGGGGGAGACTTTTCTTAGAGGTTGGTGGGAACCTGCCCTGAGGGGGTCCTCTCACTCCACTCTTTTTTCCTCTGCCGTTCACCTCCCTGTCATATCCCCTAACCTGTGCAGAAGGGCCCCAAGGAGCCCATTCCTGAGGAGCAGGAGCTCGACTTCCAGGgtctggaggaagaggaggaagagcctTCCGAAGGGCTGGACGAGGAGGGGCCTGAGGCGGGTAAGCCTGCGCGGTAGGGCAAGGAGGACGCCTGCAGCCTCGAGCGAGCGGGGTCCGCGGGCAACACGGAGGGAGGCCGGTGCCGACACAGTGTGGGGAGGAGCCTGCAAACAGCAGGGCTGTGTCCAGAAGGCCAAGGGTCAGATGAAAATCAAAGCAGAATCAAAATGACCTTCGACAGTCCCTCGAATCTGTCGAACACGGTATTAAACCAGTGGTATTGTGTGTACAGCCCCGGACGGTGATACGGATGCGTGTCCATTACCGCAGGGGCAAGAGAGGAAGTGTGCAAAGTGGGGTTTGTGGTGTCAGTTCACCGAACCTTAGTTGTGTTGACCAAAGATACGTGGGTGGACTCAATACCCAGAGGCCCTTCTGACCACAAATGGAAGGTTTGTGCTAAATCATTTTGAAGGCCTTCCGGCTCTTTGGTTTTGAATTCTGGTAATTACCCTTCCCTTTCAGGTGGGAAAGAACTGACCCCACTGCCTCCTCAGGAGGAGAAGTCCAGctccccatccccactgcccAGCTTGGGCCCACTCTGGGGAGGCAACGGGGAAGGCGATGATGCTCTGGAGAAAGACCTGCCGGCAGCTGAAGGTAGCCAGAGGGCAGGGCCGCCCTTTCCCTGGAGCCTGGGGCTGGTGGGGAAGATGCTCCCCTTCCCTGTGGGAAGGAGGTGCAAGGAGTGTTTGTGGGGGGGCCAGAGTTAGCGCCGACTTTTCTGGAATAAGGGTGGTAGAAAGGGGACTGTCTCGCTCCCTTCTCTGGACTCACCCATTCCACCTTCCCTTCTTTGCTCCTTCTAGGAGACGATATGAGGGCAGTGCAGCTGAGTCCTGGGGTGGGTTCACCCCCTGGCCCACCTGGAGATCTGGAAGATGATGAAGGCTTGAAGCACCTGCAGCAGGTGTGAGGGGGCCTGAGAAGGCTCTGGGGATCCTCCCCTCTTGGGGGGACAGAGAGTCTTTATTCCGTCTGTCGTTGCCCCGGTTCCAGGCTCTTCCCCATTGGTCCCGCTGTGTTAGGACCTGCTCTCTTGACCCCACCCCACCTTAGCCCCAGCCCCGTCCGATGTTGCTGGGCTTGGCCGGTTAAggcttcccctctctccctgggtTCCCAGGAGGCGGAGAAGCTCGTGGCCTCCCTGCAGGACAGCTCCCTGGAGGAGGAGCAGTTCACAGCCGCCATCCAGGCCCAGGGCCTGCGCCACTCTGCAGCTGCCACCGCCCTCCCCCTCAGCCATGGCGCGGCCCGGAAGTGGTTCTACAAGGACCCGCAGGGGGAGATCCAAGGTGCCCGTGGGAAACAGGGCATGCAGGAGGGGCTCCTGGGGCGTGGGGACAGCACCGTTCTCATCAAGGGCTCCTCTGGCGCACCTTTCTGACCACAGCCCCCTTTCCCTTGGCCCAGGCCCCTTCACGACACAGGAGATGGCGGAGTGGTTCCAGGCGGGCTATTTCTCTATGGCCCTGCTTGTGAAGCGGGGCTGTGATGAGGGCTTCCAGCCGTTGGGTGAGGTGATCAAGATGTGGGGTCGTGTGCCCTTTGCCCCTGGGCCCTCACCACCCCCACTGCTGGTGAGCATACCCCCCTTTGCACAGAGCAGGGACGGGAGGTGGGAGCCTGGCGGATGGCAGCGGGTGCTGCAGAGCAAGCCAAGGTCAGAGCCGCCGGAACTCTCTGGCCCTCACTCAGGGAAACATGGACCAGGAGCGGCTGAAGAAGCAGCAGGAGCTGGCGGCAGCCGCCTTGTACCAGCAGCTGCAGCACCAGCAGTTTCTGCAGCTGGTCGGCAGGTATGGGGGGCCCAGCAGGGCTTGTCAGTAGGGCTGCACTTGCCCTGTGGCCGGCCCACCTCATGCCCGTCCACTTCTCGGCAGCCGCCAGCTCCCGCAGTGTGCGCTCCGGGAAAAGGCGGCTCTGGGGgacctgccgccgccgccgcagcagcAGCTCACCGCGTTCCTGCAGCAGCTCCAAGCTCTCAAGCCCCCCAGGTGTGTGGGATGCTCCATCCTCGCTCCGTGTTCCCGTGGCCACGCGCACAGCCCTCGGGTGGTGGGGGCGTGGGGTGCAGGCTGGAAATGGCTTTAGGGTGCTGAGTGTCAGTGCTTTGCTCCCCAGGGGTGGGGACCAGAACTTGCTCCCGACGATGAACCGGTCCCTGTCAGCGCCAGACTCGGGCCCCCTCTGGGACATACATACCTCAGCCTCATCACAGTCAGGTGTGTGGCCAGCCACTGCCCGCCCGGCCCATCCTGAGCCCTGAAGTCCCCTCCCTATCCCCGATGGCCGCGGGTGGGTGGGTACCCTGAGGCCTGAGCTCCCTCCTGCAGCTGCCTTTGTTCCCTGCAGGCGGTGAGGCCAGTCTTTGGGACATACCAATTAACTCTTCGACTCAGGGTCCAATTCTAGAACAACTCCAGCTGCAGCATAAAGTGAGTGGGCGTCTGGGGCTGGAGTCCTCGGGTATCGGGGGGCCGGGCCACGGCAGGGAAGGCCTGACGTCAGGTCTGATGTCGACCGCTGCAGTTCCAGGAGCGCAGAGAAGTGGAGCTCAGGGCGAAGCGGGAGGAGGAGGAGCGCAAGCGCCGAGAGGAGAAGCGccgccagcagcagcaggaggagcAGAAGCGGCGGCAGGAAGAAGAGGAGCTGTTTCGGCGCAAGCAGGTGGGGGCCCGGCCGAGCGCACGTCCTGCCTGGGCCCGGCGGGGGTGCCCGCCGGCCCTCACCGCGTCTCTGCCTCAGGTGCGGCAGCAGGAGCTCCTGCTGAAGCTGCTCCAGCAGCAGCAGGCGGTGGCTGCCGTCCCTGTGCCTCCTGCGCCCAGTTCCCCGCCCCCCCTGTGGGCCGGCCTGGCCAAGCAGGGCCTGTCGATGAAGACGCTGCTGGAGCTGCAGCTGGAGGGCGAGCGGCAGATGCATAAGCAGCCCCCGCCTCGGGAGCCTTCGCGGGCCCAGGCTCCCAACCACCGCGTGGTGAGCAGGCTGGGCCTGGCCCCTGCTGGCTGGCACCTTGGGGCCCTCGGGAACCCCTTCCGGTCAGCTCCCGGGGTGacccggggtggggggcacactGGTCCCCATGTGACCCTGGAGGCGCTCTCTTCTGTGAggccctcacctcacctcacccaCCCGCCGTGCCACCTGAACGAACCTCCCACTCAGCGTTGAGTGTGTGTGTCCCGGCCTGGGCCACCCTGACTTACTGCCCTCTGTAGCAGCTCGGGGGCCTGGGCGCCACCCCCCTGAACCAGTGGGTGTCTGAGGCTGGGCCGCTGTGGGGCGGGCCCGACAAGAGTGGGGGCAGCAGCAGCCTGGGGCTCTGGGAGGACACCCTCAAGAGCAGCGGGAGCCTGGCCCGCAGCCTGGGCCTGAAGAACAGCCGCAGCAGCCCCTCTCTCAGGTGGGCGCCGGGGCCTGCGGGGGTGGGCGTGGGAGGGTGCGGGACTCTCTCAGGTGGGCGCCGGGGCCTGCGGGGGTGGGCGTGGGAGGGTGCGGGGCTCCTGAGCTTCACCTCCATCCCGCTCAGTGACTCGTACAGCCACCTGTCGGGTCGGCCTGTGCGCAAAAAGacggaagaggaagagaagctgCTGAAGCTGCTCCAGGGCATCCCCCGGCCCCAGGATGGCTTCACCCAGTGGTGTGAGCAGATGCTGCACACGCTGAGCACCACGGGCAGCCTGGACGGTACAGGCGGCTTTCCCCGGGAGGCCGGCTGGGGGTACCAGACCCGCATCGGTGGGCTCTGACAGCCCCATCCTGCCCCGCAGTGCCCATGGCTGTAGCGATCCTCAAGGAGGTGGAATCCCCCTACGACGTCCATGACTATATCCGTTCCTGCCTGGGGGACACGCTGGAAGCCAAAGAATTTGCCAAACAATTCCTGGAGCGGAGGGCCAAGCAGAAGGCCagccagcagcggcagcagcagcaggtgaGGTTTCACAGAGCCCTGGCCAGAGGCAGTGAGGGCGCCCAGCGCTCCCCTGACcgcccccctccctctcttctgctTGGCAGGAGGCTTGGCTGAGCAGTGGCTCCCTGCAGACAGCCTTTCAGACCAACCACAGCACCAAACTCGGCTCTGGGGAGGGCAGCAAAGCCAAGAGGCGGGCACTGATGCTGCACTCGGACCCCAGCATCTTGGGTGAGTTTGGAGTGGGGAGGAGGCTCCTTGCTCAGCACTGGGCAGGAGCCTGGGTGGGTGAGCTCAAACCCAGCTTCCCCTGGCTTCAGGGTACTCCCTGCATGGACCTTCTGGTGAGATCGAGAGCGTGGATGACTACTGACCAGCCCGTCCCACCAGCACCCTGGGCTATAGGCCAGGGGCAGCAGCAACGGCTTGGACCCCTGGGTCCCCGGCCTGCAGGCTCCCCACGAGGAGCATAGGAGGAAGCAGGGGCAGGGTCCCCAGCACTTGTTACAAACCACACGATGCACCTTAACTCACCCACCACGAGGCACTTTACAGATTGGGgggaagggtttttttgttttgtttttgtttttaattttaaacaacaTTGAAGAAAAcattagagacaaaaaaaaattgttaagaagGAGACTCTAAGcactccctttcccttttggggATGGGGGAGCAACAATGGAAGATCCACAGaggtttttgtttcgtttttttttctttttttttctttttttttaagaaaaaagaaaaacaaaaaaaatggttaggagactgaaagaaaaaacacactgTTATTTTGGGGCAGTGGGGACACGGGCCCCACGGACCTGTCCTGCCTGGCCCCCGAGGCTGCACTtaccctccctgccccacacgGTGGGCCACTGGGGTAACTGGAAGCTGGGGTGCCAGCAGTTTGCACAGCGAGGCCCCCTCAGCCCCGCCGGCCGGACCCGCTGTGAACGGCTCCCTTGTTGCTGTGACTGTGGCAGAGGTGTCTGAGGTGGGGGCCAAAGTAGCCCCTTGGCTTCGCTGCTTCTGGGGAAAGTTGCACAAATGGGCCAGGCCGCCTCAGCGCCCCAGGCTGCCGCCCTGCACTGGCTGGCAGGGTGGATGGGAGAGGGCCGGCAGTGCCAACCTCATCTGGCTGTCAGGCCGGCAGAACTTCCACTCTGGCCCTGGTGAGGGGCTTCCCCCTCCGCTGCCATTCGGGGGGCCGGCCTGGGTGCGAAGCTGAAAGTTCCAGCTCCCTGCCTTGCCACATGAATGTATTCTCTGGGCCACGAGCCCCTGCTGCGCCCGCTGCCTCAACCCGAGAGAGGTGGGGGTGGAGCAGTTCCTCCaggagctggagagagaggcGCCACTTCATGACTGTTGTTCCTCCTGTGAAGGGGGCAGGCGAGGGGCCAAGGAGGCCACGGAGTGAGCCGCTTGGGGCTTCTGGTTGCAGTGCGGGGCTGTTAGAAGGGAGCCCCCCAcctgcagccagctgtgtgggACATGGACCACCCAGCTCGGCCCTGACCCCTCCATTGACCAAATGGGAGAGGAGCAAGcggcctctcccctccctgctcccctcatgtttttaaatgttgggtAGGGTGGGGTGTCAAGAATGGGAGTGTCTATCTCTCCTGGGTCGGGGGTAGGCTGCCCTTCACCAACTTATTCCCAATCACCTACCTGGGTTTGTCTCCATttgggttgttgttttcttttttttttttaagtttgttgtATCTTTTGGATTTCTCATTTAACTTCTCCCGTGGACCTCATTGCTCAGAGCGCAGTATTAGGGCAAGATTCTGCCACTGCCTCCCCTCCATGAATGTATTTATCCTTCCTGccctggggaaatggggagtggcCCCAGTTTTCTTTCCCCATCTATCCCCAGagagatgatttttttaacttttttttttttttttttttttgcaccaaaGTGGCAACTGGGTCAGTGTTGGGGGATAAAGCTGGCCTCGGGGGTGGAGGGGCCCCCTCCACCTGCTTCTCCCTGGTTTCAACAGTGTTAGCGTCCGTGAAAAGACAATATTCTCTCTAAAGCAATAAGGGGGTGATGGGCCAGGGGGAAATGTCTTGCTGCTGCTGGCCCCCCAGCTCCCCCTTTCCTCGAGCCAGTATTTGGTGGCATTAGAGGTGTTGGGGGAGTACTGTTGTGACTGAATGTaactgcccccacccctgccgcagccaatgcagggggaggggggatgacACTCTTCCCcgtctcttccttcccctccccccccagctaAAGAGACTTTGAATTTAGGGGGCCCTTGAGCCTGGAGAGGCCTTAACCCTGTGAGGAAGTGTAGGGGgagccctctcccacccccatccccttctGAGAGTGGTCAATGTTTACAAGCCCCTGAGCCCCCCAGCCCAGGGACTCAGGCCCCTTGCTGTCCTTTCCCAGCCCGTCTTCCTGGGCCCCGGCTGCTCCCCCGCCCTTCCTGGGGTTAGGGTGGGTGCAGGGGTCATTCTGTATCCTTGTCTGCCTTGTACCCACCATCTCCCCAACCTGTGTGACTCCCTTCTCGTCTACCTGCCTCTGTAAATACTCCGCTTCCCCCCAATAAAACTTGGTGTGTGTTCTCCCCTCCTGTGTCTGAGTTGTTTCTTGGGGTAAGGGGATGTTGGGAACGAGAGGCACAGCTCAAAAGAGCTGGGAACTGAAAAAGCCACAGGCAAGGGGTGGCTATGGTCGGCCAGCCTAACCAGGCCAGACTAGAAATGGGAGGGCTGTGTGTGTGGAACACCTGTGACCTGCGGGCCAGAGAAGGTCCTCCCACCTGTGACTCTGCTTCCGGCTGA
The sequence above is a segment of the Orcinus orca chromosome 16, mOrcOrc1.1, whole genome shotgun sequence genome. Coding sequences within it:
- the GIGYF1 gene encoding GRB10-interacting GYF protein 1 isoform X6, with amino-acid sequence MAAETLNFGPEWLRALSSGGSVASPPPSPAMPKYKLADYRYGREEMLALYVKESKVPDELQDKEFAAVLQEEPLQPLALEPLTEEEQRNFSLSVNSVAVLRLMGKGAGPPLGGASRGRGSTRSRGRGRGDSCFYQRSIEEGDGAFGRNPREIQRSQSWDDRSERRFEKSARRDGARSGFDEGGAGPRKEHARSDSENWRSLREEQEEEEEGSWRLGAGPRRDGDRWRSASPDGGPRSAGWREHGDRRRKFEFDLRGDRGGCGEEEGRGGGGGSHLRRGRGPDGFDDDKDGLPEWCLDDEDEEMGTFDASGAFLPVKKGPKEPIPEEQELDFQGLEEEEEEPSEGLDEEGPEAGGKELTPLPPQEEKSSSPSPLPSLGPLWGGNGEGDDALEKDLPAAEGDDMRAVQLSPGVGSPPGPPGDLEDDEGLKHLQQEAEKLVASLQDSSLEEEQFTAAIQAQGLRHSAAATALPLSHGAARKWFYKDPQGEIQGPFTTQEMAEWFQAGYFSMALLVKRGCDEGFQPLGEVIKMWGRVPFAPGPSPPPLLALTQGNMDQERLKKQLPQCALREKAALGDLPPPPQQQLTAFLQQLQALKPPRGGDQNLLPTMNRSLSAPDSGPLWDIHTSASSQSGGEASLWDIPINSSTQGPILEQLQLQHKFQERREVELRAKREEEERKRREEKRRQQQQEEQKRRQEEEELFRRKQVRQQELLLKLLQQQQAVAAVPVPPAPSSPPPLWAGLAKQGLSMKTLLELQLEGERQMHKQPPPREPSRAQAPNHRVQLGGLGATPLNQWVSEAGPLWGGPDKSGGSSSLGLWEDTLKSSGSLARSLGLKNSRSSPSLSDSYSHLSGRPVRKKTEEEEKLLKLLQGIPRPQDGFTQWCEQMLHTLSTTGSLDVPMAVAILKEVESPYDVHDYIRSCLGDTLEAKEFAKQFLERRAKQKASQQRQQQQEAWLSSGSLQTAFQTNHSTKLGSGEGSKAKRRALMLHSDPSILGYSLHGPSGEIESVDDY
- the GIGYF1 gene encoding GRB10-interacting GYF protein 1 isoform X3, translated to MAAETLNFGPEWLRALSSGGSVASPPPSPAMPKYKLADYRYGREEMLALYVKESKVPDELQDKEFAAVLQEEPLQPLALEPLTEEEQRNFSLSVNSVAVLRLMGKGAGPPLGGASRGRGSTRSRGRGRGDSCFYQRSIEEGDGAFGRNPREIQRSQSWDDRSERRFEKSARRDGARSGFDEGGAGPRKEHARSDSENWRSLREEQEEEEEGSWRLGAGPRRDGDRWRSASPDGGPRSAGWREHGDRRRKFEFDLRGDRGGCGEEEGRGGGGGSHLRRGRGPDGFDDDKDGLPEWCLDDEDEEMGTFDASGAFLPVKKGPKEPIPEEQELDFQGLEEEEEEPSEGLDEEGPEAGGKELTPLPPQEEKSSSPSPLPSLGPLWGGNGEGDDALEKDLPAAEGDDMRAVQLSPGVGSPPGPPGDLEDDEGLKHLQQEAEKLVASLQDSSLEEEQFTAAIQAQGLRHSAAATALPLSHGAARKWFYKDPQGEIQGPFTTQEMAEWFQAGYFSMALLVKRGCDEGFQPLGEVIKMWGRVPFAPGPSPPPLLGNMDQERLKKQQELAAAALYQQLQHQQFLQLVGSRQLPQCALREKAALGDLPPPPQQQLTAFLQQLQALKPPRGGDQNLLPTMNRSLSAPDSGPLWDIHTSASSQSGGEASLWDIPINSSTQGPILEQLQLQHKFQERREVELRAKREEEERKRREEKRRQQQQEEQKRRQEEEELFRRKQVRQQELLLKLLQQQQAVAAVPVPPAPSSPPPLWAGLAKQGLSMKTLLELQLEGERQMHKQPPPREPSRAQAPNHRVQLGGLGATPLNQWVSEAGPLWGGPDKSGGSSSLGLWEDTLKSSGSLARSLGLKNSRSSPSLSDSYSHLSGRPVRKKTEEEEKLLKLLQGIPRPQDGFTQWCEQMLHTLSTTGSLDVPMAVAILKEVESPYDVHDYIRSCLGDTLEAKEFAKQFLERRAKQKASQQRQQQQEAWLSSGSLQTAFQTNHSTKLGSGEGSKAKRRALMLHSDPSILGYSLHGPSGEIESVDDY
- the GIGYF1 gene encoding GRB10-interacting GYF protein 1 isoform X2, whose translation is MAAETLNFGPEWLRALSSGGSVASPPPSPAMPKYKLADYRYGREEMLALYVKESKVPDELQDKEFAAVLQEEPLQPLALEPLTEEEQRNFSLSVNSVAVLRLMGKGAGPPLGGASRGRGSTRSRGRGRGDSCFYQRSIEEGDGAFGRNPREIQRSQSWDDRSERRFEKSARRDGARSGFDEGGAGPRKEHARSDSENWRSLREEQEEEEEGSWRLGAGPRRDGDRWRSASPDGGPRSAGWREHGDRRRKFEFDLRGDRGGCGEEEGRGGGGGSHLRRGRGPDGFDDDKDGLPEWCLDDEDEEMGTFDASGAFLPVKKGPKEPIPEEQELDFQGLEEEEEEPSEGLDEEGPEAGGKELTPLPPQEEKSSSPSPLPSLGPLWGGNGEGDDALEKDLPAAEGDDMRAVQLSPGVGSPPGPPGDLEDDEGLKHLQQEAEKLVASLQDSSLEEEQFTAAIQAQGLRHSAAATALPLSHGAARKWFYKDPQGEIQGPFTTQEMAEWFQAGYFSMALLVKRGCDEGFQPLGEVIKMWGRVPFAPGPSPPPLLALTQGNMDQERLKKQQELAAAALYQQLQHQQFLQLVGSRQLPQCALREKAALGDLPPPPQQQLTAFLQQLQALKPPRGGDQNLLPTMNRSLSAPDSGPLWDIHTSASSQSGGEASLWDIPINSSTQGPILEQLQLQHKFQERREVELRAKREEEERKRREEKRRQQQQEEQKRRQEEEELFRRKQVRQQELLLKLLQQQQAVAAVPVPPAPSSPPPLWAGLAKQGLSMKTLLELQLEGERQMHKQPPPREPSRAQAPNHRVLGGLGATPLNQWVSEAGPLWGGPDKSGGSSSLGLWEDTLKSSGSLARSLGLKNSRSSPSLSDSYSHLSGRPVRKKTEEEEKLLKLLQGIPRPQDGFTQWCEQMLHTLSTTGSLDVPMAVAILKEVESPYDVHDYIRSCLGDTLEAKEFAKQFLERRAKQKASQQRQQQQEAWLSSGSLQTAFQTNHSTKLGSGEGSKAKRRALMLHSDPSILGYSLHGPSGEIESVDDY